The window AAGGGAAAGGTATAGACAGACTGTGGAAGCAGAGTAAGATCTCTTCTGGTAGGCTCTTTTTCTGTCACGAGCTCAGAGCTAGTGTGTTTTGCGTGATAGTGTTGAGGAAGATGGTCACATTTATAATGCTGTTTGTGCCGGTGGTGGGCGGAGGCTCGGATGTCCCAGAGGTAAGTCAGAGCCTGATGCAGCTTCGTGAATTACGTAAGGGTTAAAGATCTGAGTACATTTGGCTGAGGGCAGGGTAGAACACCGACGCGTAATCACTTTCATGCAGAAGTGCGTGGGTTGTGCTTCTATTTCGTTCCTTTCTGGGTTTGAGTTACACTAGCTTGGAATTATGCTGGCAAACTTTACTCTTATGCCCCTTTGCTCTTGCCGAAACTCCTTCTAGCTACTTCACTAGTTTTTTCTTTTTTCCCTTTCAATTTCTTGTTTTATATTCTTATTCGTTAAACGAAAATTCTTCTACCCATAAAGTGTAAGTAAACCGAATAACTAATATACAATATTTTGTCCGATCACCCATATCGCATTATCATGCATGTATTCTAATACCGTTAACAAAATTGACCTAAAAAAATAATCCTAAGTATTTCCAACACAAGAGGTGAGAACCTGAGGTTGAATAAGATGTACTCTTATATATTATGAGCGTTTAATTTGATCGGATCAAAAATGAAAATGAAAAGAAAGAATTTAGAATCTCTAGTATTCATTGGATTTTCGTATACGATAATTTGAGGACTTATAAATTAATTATGCACCTTGGTGCGTAGAATTTGTTCCGACAGATGACCAACAAGCTAAAATTATAAAGTCATCGACCAAAACTTCACTTCCAAAGATTGATCCACCTTCATTCTTCATACCAAAACCGTCTGCATGAGAAGGACACAAGAGCCAATAAAAGGACATATGAACGATTGTCGATCTTGACGATGGTAGAAATCATCGAGCAACACAACATAAGTGGAGTACCAGTTCGGCAACTATTTCTAGGTGTAGATTTCATTAAATAAAAGACGAACAAGAAGAGAGATATAGAAATATTAGAAAGAATAAAGAGTGAGAGAATCTATTGATTTATAATTGTGTTGTAAAGTTCACTCACATATGTCAAATTTGTATTGTCGTGTCGCATTCATAACGACGTGCTCACCTCTGGTAACTAGCTTAGGTTCGGATAGATTAATTTTGACTCCGAGTCTGATTCAGGTTCGAAGAAGTGAATAAACAAAATCTAGAATATCCCGTTTAACGAAACACCTGATATATAAACGAATCTTTCATTATGATTTAAACGTATTCATACGTGACGGTTATATTAGTTTGTATTATCAAAAAAGCCTTTTCATGGCGTGCATCTGCATCAACGTCAATGGACGGTTGAATAAACATCAACTGGATGAGTTTTTAGTAATCGAACAATGAATTACAAATAAGTGTTGCGTCACTTGCACTGGCGGTACATAGAGTAATATTCGTTTAATGTTTCTCTTATTCATATTTTTAAATAGTGGGCTTGTTTATAGCCAAATCAAAACCAATTTTAGGACCCTCCTTTGGGCTTTCTTCTACATTCCACCTGAAACTTGCCCAATGTGTTTTTGTTTTGTTTTGTTTTGGATTTGAGCGAGTGTGACCACTTTGCTAATGAATGGTTCGGCTTCCAATCCCAACCGCCAAAACCTGTAATTCAAACTTCGTCTCCAAGAAGCAACAATGTCTCTCCCTCCTCAGCCTCTGCCTCTCCTTCAAACCCTTCTCTCAAATCCACGCCCAAATCCATCTCTCCGGCCTCCACAGAGACCCCTACCTCCTCACCCAGCTCATCAAATTCTGCGCTCTCTCTCCCGCCAAAAACTTCACCTACGCTCAAACCCTCCTCCGCCACTCCTCCGCCTCGCCGCCGTCGTCCTGGAACTTCCTCATCCGAGGCTACGCGTCCAGTGACTCCCCCAGAGAGGCATTCTTGGCCTTTCGCTCAATGCTCCGCCGCGAAACTAGACCCAACAAGCTCACATTCCCTTTCCTTCTCAAGTGCTGCGCGATGGCCCCGGCGCTGAGGGAAGGGAGGCAGGCTCATGGTTGTGTTTGGAAGTTGGGTTTGGAGTGTGATGTGTACGTTGGGAACAATTTGGTTCATTTCTATGGGGTTTGCAAGAAAGTCAAAGATGCAGTCAAGGTGTTTGAGGAAATGTCTGACAGAAGCGTTGTGTCGTGGAACGCGGTGGTGACCGCCTGCGTTGATAATTTGCGGATGGATGATGGGATTGGGTATTTTTTGAGGATGAGGGAGTGTGGGTTTGAGCCGGACGAGACTACTATGGTGGTGGTGTTGAATGCGTGCTCCGAGATTGGGAACTTGGGGTTAGGAAGAGGGGTTCATTCCTATGTAATTGCGAGAGGGTTGGTTTTGAATTGTCAGCTGGGTACTGCGCTTGTGGACATGTATGCGAAATCGGGGGCTTTGGGATATGCCAGGTTGGTTTTTGATAGAATGGAGGGGAGGAATGTGTGGACTTGGAGTGCGATGATTCTAGGCCTAGCTCAGCATGGGTTTGCCAAGGAAGCGCTTGAGCTTTTCCAAAAGATGCTGAAGTCTTCGATATGCCCGAATTATGTCACCTTTCTCGGGGTCCTATGTGCTTGTAGCCATGCTGGACTGGTGGATGATGGATACCGGTACTTTCATGATATGGAACACGTTTATGGAATTACACCCATGATGGTACATTACGGTGCCATGGTGGATATCTTAGGGCGTTCTGGCCGTCTGAAGGAGGCTTATAGCTTCATGAAGAGCATGCCCTTTGAACCTGATCCCATTGTATGCAGAACATTGCTCAGTGCATGCAGTACTCATGATGTTAATGACGAACTAGGGGTAGGAAATAAAGTTAGAGAGAAATTGCTTGAATTGGAGCCGAGTAGGAGTGGGAATTTTGTGATGGTGGCAAATTTTTTAGCTGAAACTGGGATGTGGGACAAAGCAGCCAATTTGAGGAAGGTTATGAAAGAAAAACGGATGAAGAAGAGGGCAGGGGAGAGTAGCATTGAGTTGGGTGGATCCATCCATAAGTTCTTTTCTGGCTCTAGTTCTCAATCTGACTATGAGGATATCTACCAGATGCTAGATGTATTGAGCTTGCACATGAAGTTGGTTGACATGTAGTCCAAAATCATATATGAGGTGACCTCCTTCATTTCAAAATCTGATGATGCAATATAAAAAAATTTATCTTCTTTTTTCCTTCACTGTCAAATTTCAATATCTGCTATTCTAGTAGAAATGTCATTCGTTTACATCCAATGCTGGATCAGAGCATATTTTACCGACTTCAACTTGCTTCAGTAAATTGGGTCAGCAAGACTGTAATTTCTTGTTTATATATACAAGATTTTCACAGAGAATTTTTCTTTTTCGGTTTTTCAATCTTTTCAATCTCATTTGTTAGCTTGATTTTGAAATACATTTGCTTCATATGGTTGCTGATAAAAAAAAATATATAATAATAATAATAAAAATAAATAAAAAAATGCTGCATGTTTTTGAGGAAATTGGACTACTGTAACTTGTAATCTTTAACATATATTCAAAATGCACGCAGAGTTGGACTTGAATTTCCAACAACTGAAGTCCGGTTCGAGCATTTAAATGTTGAAGCAGAAGCTTATGTAGGAAGCAGGGCATCATCTACAATGTTCAACTTCTCGATTAATATGTTAGAGGTACCATCTCTTAGCTAGATCAAGTTTATGTGTATTTTGGCCGGATAAAAAAAAAGAAAAAAAAAAGGTGACAATAACTAAAAGAACTATCTTCACAGGTTGAGGAAAGACTTTTAAAATTTGAAATTTATATTATGCAAATTAATGTGAACTCTGCAGCTAGTTACAAGCAAAACTCTCCTGGATTTATAACTCACCAGTTAGTCAGTTACAATAGACTAGTCTAAGAAGAAACAAGAATAAGCGAGAAAACTACTATAGTAACATGTATATGGGTAGCATCCTACAAATGCCCTATTATTTCTTCCAGAGATGTGTAAGTACCAAGTTTAACAATTGCAGCAACTAGTAGGATTACACCCCATATGATCAACATCTGACAACCAATTTTTCGGTAAGTGCCAGAAATCTTCAGGTAGCACGAGCATCACATTATGATTGAAGCTGTGACACTCAAAAATGCTCCAACAAGTGCCCTATTATTTCTTCCAGAGATGTGTAAGTACCAAGTATGACAACTGCAGCACCTAGTAGTATTATACCCCATATGATCAACATCTCACATCCAATTCTTCGATAAGTGCCAGAAATCTTCAGGTAGCACAAGCATGGCATTATTATTGAAGCTGTGACACTCAAAAACGCTCCAACAAGTGCCATGAGATATGCGAAAAAGGGCACCGCCAAAGCTACTATAACACAGCTGATTACCAGGGTGGTACTGACTAATATGTTAAAGAATCTTTTATTCTGGTAATGAGGAAACCTTCTTTTTACAGCAACCATTATTGGAGTAACCATCAAAGCAAATTTGGATATCGGATTGACCAGGGTGGTGTATATTGCGACTTGTGAGCTAACCTTGTTAGTTGGAAGGTTTAGGGTTATCTGTGATTGAACTGTTGACCCGAACATTAAGTACCCGAAAACTGCCATTGATGCATAACAGATGGTGCATAATATGAAGCAGATGAGGAGAACCTGCAACAAAGAAACAACAGGTTGAAATTCGGTTAGAACCAAAGCATTTCGAATCCCGATATGCAATACATGCAGCAGCAACAAAATTTGAGCATTCGAGCATTACTTACATTGGAGAACTGTTTTTTGTGTTTCATAGAAGTGTACAGGGTAGGGAACACAGGATGAGCACAGTAACAGAAGGCGTATAAGCTGATAGCAGTAGGGATTCCACTCCACTTAATCGGTGACCCCTTTTGATGAAATCCAACTCCATCAAAAGCACCGGTCCACAAAATTGATCCCAGAATGACAGCAGAAGCAAAAACCCCACTAGCAGATACATAAGAAAGAAGGCTCAAGTTGTCTAACCAAACAGTTGGCAGAACAATGAGGCCAACAATCACTATGAAGCATTCTTTACCACCAATTTTAAGACCCTCCACTTCAAATCCCATGGGAAACATGTTATGTAAGTTATCGCCTTCCAAAATCAGGAAACCTGTAGCAACCAAGTAGAGTTCTATGTTCATGAAAACTGACATCAAAAGTTTTCCCTTTTGCCCAAATGCCCGTTCGCCTATGTCAGGATAAGTTCTTATGCTAGAATCCATATCCATACATCTCTTGATTAACAAGCCTGTGTAAAAGGCCGAAGCAGCGATCAAAAACAGAAGTGCTAAACTTGACCACCCTCCAGTTGCCAGTGCATAAGGAACTGATAGTATCCCAACTCCTGAAAACCGAAGAAGAGAACAAATTAATCTGGCATTAGAATTCATGCTATTGCAAATCATTGCTTGAGACTCGTGAACAGTTACATAATTCAAAAATGCAACATTGATTACTTGTACACATCAGCAATGGTTCAGAACTTCAGATAAATGCCCCAAAACCATTCTAATCTCTCCATATCAAAATACCAAGACACGAGATGCTCCAACAAGTGAATTGTTGGGGAGTTTTACGCTTAATTAGTAGCCTAGCGTGTCGAAAATGAAACTGAATGACAAGAAACTGACATATATACATAAGAACTGTAGATAACCTGAGAGAGCATTGAGTCCATTGAAACAGGTTTTGAGAGTAGATGTTGTGGCTTTACTTTGAGGATGGGAGTTGTTGGACTCTAAATCTTCTTCAACTACCTTAATCTTGCTGCCTGGCTCATGGTATTGCCGCTCATCCACGATAAGAGGAGTGCTCAGTGACGATTTATCGAGCGGTTCAGCGTCCATTGCACAGAGAGAGAGAGAGAGAGAGAGAGAGAGAGAGAGAGAGAGAGAGAGAGAGAGAGAGAGAGAGAGAGAGAGAGAGAGAGAGAGAGAACGAACGTAACGTAACGTAACGTAACGTAACGTAACGTAACGTAACGTTAACGTAACGTANNNNNNNNNNNNNNNNNNNNGAGAGAGAGAGAGAGCACTTGATGCAGAAACGAAACGATCCAAATATTTCCAAGGCTTATAGATATGCTTCTAGGCTACTATATATGACTGGCATTTTTATAGCCAAAGAAAAGGTGTTCAAGGGTCAAATACTGTTTTGGTTTTAAGTTAACATACGGAGATTTATTAGATTTTTTCTAAAATAAAATTATTAAACAACTCGCACAGTTTACATATATATATACTGAACTGACCTCAAAATTGTCGATTAAGTTATTTAACCAACAAGTTCATGGCTCACCAACACTGACGGTGAATTAATTTCTCATGTTCACGACAACGGACAGGCCAAAGACATTTTGAAAACTGTTGCCTGTGTAACAGTGACAGAGAACAATATGTTATTTAAGAATGAAGGGCCAGACTGAGTTAAGTAGTGATAATTACCAAAACAACAAAACAGATAGTGAAGCAAAGAGAGAAGACCCCCACAGATTTAAAAAGGAGCATGTGATGCATGGTCTACATGTTTTGGCCCCCTTTATTATTATACACAAATTTGTAAGGTGTATTCGGACCTAAAAGAGTGAGTACCTCCATAATCATATAAAGAAGCATATGCTGCATTAGAAACAAATAAGCAGAGTTATATAGACGTTGAAGGTGCATTCAGTCATTTAGATTTCAGACCTAAAAGGAAGTAAAGAGGCCTCTATAGTCTATATTTTTATAAAGATGTTTGGGCGCCGTTATTATTAGGCTATTACACACAAATAAGCAGAGTTATCCTCAAAAACTTGAAAGGTAGCTTCAATCAAACATAAGACGTGTGGTTATTTTTTAATACACAATTATTTTCCCGTAATTTGGGCAGGGAGAATCCGAAGTCTTAGCCTCAAATTGCAAATAAAAATTGTATTAAGGGAAATTATAAACTGTACTCAGAACACCACGTTACATTTGGTCCCCTCTAATACTATTGGTCCAAATGTTTTTATCTTATTTCTGATTGGTCTATTTATTTACCTCTACTTTTTTTTCCACCCCCATGTTAGTCCCTACAAGAAATGAAGTTATATGATTGGCTAGGAACACCACCTGACAGTGCCACGTGGTGTTCTGGGTACTCTTGTATTAGACTAACGTCAAGGAAAGTCAGAGTTTATATTCATAAGTTTTGAAAAAGAATTAAAACCCTAAGAATAAAATTTAACTGTGGTGTGGAGCTACATTTAAACTTCACCATTGTAGTAACTTAACCATGGAATGATGGAAATCACTGAATTCTAATCGAATAGGTAAAAATCAAAACCCTAAATAGCCTCAATCATGAGACATTTGAAATTTCCCAAAATATCTGAAAGTCTAAGTACTAAGCATCTTATCGAAATTTCCATATGAAACTTTGTCACGGAAGTCTCAAGTGAGGTGCGCTCCTTAAAGCTTGTCAAAAGGGTGTGACTAGATAACACCAATCCATTGATTAGCAAAAGTTAAAATCAGGGTTTCTCATCCACCATAATGAAAGAGTAATACCCACTAGACAAAGATCCCCAGTCATATAATAAGGCAAAGAAGGAAAGCATGGTCAATTATAGCAGTAATATAATGATAATCAAAATGTTGGAGCAACTAAACGGTTAGGCATTGAGTAGTCCACCGAAACATGCATGTCATGGACAAAGGAGGCGGTGCTGGTTTTGCAACCGCAGCTGCGGCGGTCATGTTGTCGCCTCCTCTTGCTAGCTAGCTACATCATCTAAGTTGTCGTCGTCATGTTTCGAATTCGAAGAGGAATTCTTTTGCATGATAGCTAGGAGCGAGGAAAGCCCATCACGTACGATTCTTAAGCCTCCATATATTGTTCTGCAGACCCGGACAACTAAATCCACATGCAAATGACGTATTTGACAGAGACAAGAGAGGAAGAATTGGAGAAACAGTACGTACTGTGATGGCTCAACTGGAAAAGGGAATGTAAAAACAGAAAGAAATCGCTGGGAGATCGCTGATGTGTTGCGTGGTTAGTTTGAAGCTAGACTACCTGTGAAGTATATCCAAAAGCTAAAACTTGCTGTTGCTACATTTTCTAGGTTGATGATGTTGAATTAGTCAGGCTAGCTCGATTGAATGCAAGTTTAAAGTTTAAACATGATAAGGATGTAGACTGTGATGTAACTATATATGTAAATTAAAACCGTATACGAGAGTGCATGTTTCGGCCTCTATCTTCTTCCTAAAGCTTAACGTGATTCATCATATATATCAATCACATCAGTAGTGATGGGTTTAGTCTGTAGTTGGTGCGAGACGACGAGCGACGTGTACGATGAGAGAACGATCCTATCCTCCCAGAAGGAACAAACAGAACCAAGAATTATTGCAGAGCTGGTTTCAATAACGATTTGTGTAAGAGACGGTTTGCGTACCCAAACTAATGGTTTCGAGCCAAACAATTTGTAACTTGTGTGGCTTGTGGCTAGTACTGGATCAATACGTACGTGAAAGGTGTTACGTTAAACATCCTAGAGTGTGATTGATGGATCTGGCTCCTCTAAAGTGAGCAAGTCATAAAGTTCGTGAAGTTCATAAAATCTTAAGCCTCTATATAATCTAAAGGCTCAAAACTATCCAACATCAATAAATAGAATATTTCTAATTTTTTTTCCGCATTGAGGTTAATTATTGACTCTCTTTTTTCTTTTTTCCCTATTTATTTATTCAACCTTCATCGATCCTTGTTCTTGCTTCTATGAAACATATATGTGCTTCCATAATTTCTCAGAAAATCTTCTGAAGATTCATGTGACATGAGTGCTAGCTCTCAGTCCTTCATACTCCACATATATAATATTATTGCAGTTCTTGAACAATTGGGATTACTCCAACATATTTATAAACCAAAATCTAGGAAAAATTTCGGGAACCGATCGATGCATCTATGATAATCAATAGAGGATGAATTACAAAGCCTATAATTAATGGAAGAGGGACTTGATCCTAGTTAGTCTGCAATGATTTAATTTGAGGGTTGCTACAAGACTTTGGAGTTAAGGCAACTTCTAGCCTAGGGTTTATGCAGCAATTGTAGATCAGATTTTTACCTTTTTGTTTCCGCTTTATTCGTCATGGCACTCGATCATCTCAATTTCTTATCAAACCTGTTTTCTTATTTCCTACCTGCTAGGTTTCATGAAGACGGGCAACAATTTTATTTTCTTTCATTTTGTTGATAGGGAAAAGAATAAAAATCATATATAAATTCATAAATAATCTAAACACTACATATTTTTAACTTAGATATTTTTGAGTCTTTGGATTATATAGAGGCTTGAGATTTTATGAACTTCACGAACTTTATAACTTGCTCACTTTAGAGGAGCCGGATCCGTGATTTGTATGTTATGAATAAATGACACTCGACAGCACAAGTTTCCTCCTTCCATCTGCACGCTCTCTTTCTGCTAATCATATATCCAAACTTGCAACCATTCGTGACTTGAATATCTGCAAGCAGGAAAGTTGAGCTGCAGACCGAAGGAGGAAAGATGAGCTCTTACGAATTAAGCTGATCTAATGACCGGTACTATGTGAATGGAAGCTCTACATCATGTCGATTAAGGAGTCCGTAATAGAGACAATCCCCAAAATTAACACAAATTAGAGGCCCATTAAAGTATCGAAGTGGCTTGGATTAATGCATACGCATTTCAAAAATGGCCACGTGACTAAGATAATTTTTTAAAGTAATATATCATTTCGTCTAATAACACATTAGTCTCCTAATTTAAAAATGAGTACCTACTTAATATAATTTTTTTAAGATTACCACAGGAAACAATACCGACAACATTAAGTCATTAAGAAAAACCTCAAAATTGTCTTTTTGTTTTGGAGCAATATGATCAGTCGACTGAATCCTTTGGAGGTCGTACATGTTGGTATTGTAAGAACAAGAATATTGATCAAGTGGATCAACCCATAAGATTTAGAAAATTACTAATTGTACTGTCAAATATGCTCTACCACTTGCCCTGTTTCGAGATGGGAGCACATCACCTGTGCCAATTTCCCCTATGCCTATGCCTAATATGTGCCTTCAAATAGAGAACTCACACTCAAAACAACTTAACAGAGTCCAAATCCGTTAACATTGATTAATTTTAGTTTTATTTTATTTTTTACTCAAAGAATAAAAACAAAACCCCATTCAACTTCTTCTTCATCGTCTTTCTATTTACTTCTTTCTCCCGATCTTCTGTCATCCTTTTACTTCACCACTATTCTTCCCCTTTTTCTCTTCTCTTGCTAAAGCAATTTTTTCATTTAATAAAAACAATCTATATTTGCAAATCAGCCGAATGCTCAGATTCACATCTTGCTCAATCGAGTTGGCGGTCTTGATCGAATTCAAGCTTTCAATGTCGACACCCACATGGTTATCATTCGGGCCGTCGTAGGGTAAATCGAGCCGGGTATCAACTTTGACGGCGACAACTTAGTCTTCATCTTCAGGGAGGAGTGAGGCCAACGACGGCGGAGGAAGAAGAAGAGTGAGAGGAGAGAGAAAACAAGAAGCTTTATTGGGTTCATGATATATATGGCATAAATTTATTAAGTTTTAATTTTTTTATTGATGGCAATTTGATGACTGGGTTCATGAGATGCATAATCTGCATCTCTTTTCTTTTGTTTATTTCCTGATGAACGAAACGACGAAGGAAAATATGGGGTTGAGTCCAAGATGGGGTTGAGGTTTTGATATTTGTATTCTGGATAGTGATGAGGGTTTGAAGCTTTGAAGCTTTGGTTTAAGGTTGCAGTTTCGGAGTGTTGCTGAGGGTTGCATTTTTTGGTTAAATGAAAATATTTTCACGTTAACTAACTCTGTTAAGTTATCTTGAGTGAAATTCTATGTGTCAGGTTTCTATTTGTGGCACATATTCTATTTGAGGCACATATTGGGTATAGGGGATTTGGGCACGGGTGATGTGCTCCCGTTTGGAGATATGCATCAATATATTCGCTATTGTCGTCGTGGCTCGTGAGCAAAAATATAGTTTCCGACTGCGAGATATGACTAAATTGATTGAAAATTCTTGCATGCATGATGACGTATGTTTACACGATCTAATTTTAATCGTTTATAATAATTCATATATTTAATTATCATGTTTTTATATTATTTTTTTAATCCTGATCATCTATATATGTATGTGAAGATATACATCGTGTACTGAAGATGTTCTCCCAAATTGATAACTCGATTGCAGATTTCTTTCATTTTTCACTCTTTTGTGCTGCTAAAGTGCTAACACCTTTTGCCTCATATAAATGACTAGCAATTAGCCAATATGAAGACAGTAGCTAGTCACCACTTTATCAAATCTTTTCACAAATAAGTATTTACATGTCTTAATTAGTTACTACATTGATGAAATTCAAAGTTCAAATTTCTCATTTTCAAGAAAAATAAACAAAAGCTAGTCCAGAATGACAGCAATATATTGATCAGATCATAAGTTGTATGTTGTATCCGAGCTAATTAAACTGGATGGTAGGCGAGGTATCACCGTTACCATGTTCTTTGTAGTTAAGTAATCGTAGTCACAATTGCTTGTTGCTAGCTAGAGTTGGCATAATCTGCCGACCTTTCTATAAAGAAAGAACATTAAGATGCATTATCACAAACTAAAAACTAAAAACCTCTAAGAATTTTCATTCACTGAAAATCATCTAATTATTGTTTTAATCTTCAAGTAGCAAGTAAACTAATGCTCTCCCTATTTATAATCCAATATTTCATGTATCAAACGTCCCGGTCTACACCAACTAGGCAACTACTAGCCAACTAGGGTTCACCTGCAACCTTGGCACTTCACTAGCTCTATTTACTATATAATTGTGTTCACATGGTCACTTAATGACCAAAGAAATCATGGCTAATAACCATTTGATGTAAATCTAAGGGTGGGAAGTATCATTTTAAAGTTAAGTTGTTTTGTTTTCCACTTTTATATTTACATTCAACGGTGAGTGACCATGTTTATTTGGTCATTAGATACGTTTTTTTTTTTTAAAAAAATTTATTAATAACTCACACATTTTACATATGTCTAGTGAGGTTTGAACCTATGACCTCAAAATTGTTAGTTAAACACTTTAACCA of the Fragaria vesca subsp. vesca linkage group LG6, FraVesHawaii_1.0, whole genome shotgun sequence genome contains:
- the LOC101291549 gene encoding vacuolar amino acid transporter 1-like — encoded protein: MDAEPLDKSSLSTPLIVDERQYHEPGSKIKVVEEDLESNNSHPQSKATTSTLKTCFNGLNALSGVGILSVPYALATGGWSSLALLFLIAASAFYTGLLIKRCMDMDSSIRTYPDIGERAFGQKGKLLMSVFMNIELYLVATGFLILEGDNLHNMFPMGFEVEGLKIGGKECFIVIVGLIVLPTVWLDNLSLLSYVSASGVFASAVILGSILWTGAFDGVGFHQKGSPIKWSGIPTAISLYAFCYCAHPVFPTLYTSMKHKKQFSNVLLICFILCTICYASMAVFGYLMFGSTVQSQITLNLPTNKVSSQVAIYTTLVNPISKFALMVTPIMVAVKRRFPHYQNKRFFNILVSTTLVISCVIVALAVPFFAYLMALVGAFLSVTASIIMPCLCYLKISGTYRRIGCEMLIIWGIILLGAAVVILGTYTSLEEIIGHLLEHF